The sequence GTCCATGTATTTGGGAACAGCCCCTCACCAGCCGTAGCACTCTACTGCATGAGACGAGCAGCTCTACAGGGTGAGAAGGAATACGGGTCAGAACCCAAGCAGTTTGTAGTGAGGAACTTTTATGTCGATGATGGGCTGATATCAGTAGCTACTCCAGAAGAAGCTATCAACATAATGAGAAAAACACAAGCAATGTTAGCGGAGTCCAACATGAAACTACACAAGATTGCATCCAATAGCAAAACAGTTATGGAAGCCTTCCCCATGGAGGACCGTGCCAAGGACTTAAAAGACTTGGAACTCGGAGTAGATCCTCTCCCTTTTCAACGGAGCCTGGGACTTTCCTGGAACCTGGAAACAGACAGCTTCACATTCCAGGTGTCCCACAATGAGAAGCCTTTTACACGGAGAGGCATCCTGTCCACAGTGAATAGTCTTTATGACCCCCTTGGGTTTGTTGCTCCAATAACAATGCAAGGGAAAGCCTTAATCAGAGAACTCTCTTCTGATCAGAGTGAATGGGATGCCCCCCTTCCCACAGAAAAAGAAGAGGAATGGAAAATGTGGAAGGAATCTTTGATGGAGTTGGAACATCTGTATATTCAGCGGCCCTACATCCTAGTCTCCTTGTCTACCACTCAAAGAAGAGAGCTGCACATCTTCTCGGATGCCTCTACAGTAGCCATAGGAGCGGTAGGCTATCTGAGAGTTATTGACTCGGAAGGTCAATGCCATGTTGGATTTGTCATGGGGGAAATCTAAATTGGCCCCCTCGACCGGCCCACACTATCCCACGCCTAGAACTGTGTGCGGCTGTGCTAGCTGTTGAGATGTATGAACTGATCAGAGACGAAATAGACATTGATGTAAATGCAGCCAAGTTCTACACAGACAGTAAGATAGTTCTCGGTTACATCCACAATGTCACCAAAAGATTTTATGTGTATGTTGCCAATAGGGTAACTCGTATCAGGAAGTCTACCCATCCAGACCAGTGGTGTTACGTAAACACTGACAGCAATCCAGCAGACCATGCAACCAGGCCCATACGAGCCGCACTCTTAAAGCACACCAGTTGGTTCTCAGGTCCCCCTTTTCTGGCTCAAGCAAACTCAAGTGAGTCTGAGACCATCAATTTTGACCTTGTAGAGCCTGGACGCAGACGCAGAGATTCGGCCAGACGTCACTGCCTTCGTCACTAAGGTTTCTGGAGCTCAATTCGGCTCTCATCGCTTTGAGAGGTTCTCGAACTGGAAAGCTCTCAATCGAGCCACAGCACGACTCATTCATGTTGCCAGATCCTTTCACGAAAGTGCGGACGACAACAACTGCAGAGGCTGGCATCAGTGTAAAAAACCATGCAGTACAAGTGAGTTGTCACAAGCCAAAACAGCAATCATTCACTGTGTGCAACATGAAGCCTTCAAAGAGGAATTCAAATGCCTTGAGAAAGGAAAAGAGTTACCAAAACAAAGTACACTCAAAAAGCTGAACCCAGTGATTGATGAGGATGGGTTGCTGAGGGTGGGAGGCCGATTATCCTCTGCCGACCTGTCACAAGACGAAAAACATCCTCTCATCATCCCACGGACGCATCATGTCGCCACTCTGCTGGTAAGACATTATCACGAGCAAGTGGCTCACCAGGGCCGTCATTTTTCAGATGGAGCTATTCGAGCAGCAGGCTTCTGGATTATTGGGAGCAAACATCTGGTCTCTGGTATCATCCACAAGTGTGTCACCTGCCGTAAGGTTAGAGGAAAGTCAGTTGACCAAAAGATGGCGGACTTACCTGCAGACAGACTCACATCAGAGCCACCATTCACCAGTGTTggacttgatgtgtttggaccatggaatGTCATAACTCGTCGCACTAGAGGTGGTAGTGCAGACTCCAAGCGCTGGGCGGTACTCTTTACATGTATGTCTACTAGAGCAGTCCATATTGAGCTCATCGAATCCATGTCCACATCCAGATTCATCAACGCGCTGAGGTGTTTTTTCTCTATCCGTGGTCCAGCAAAAGTGCTACGCTCTGATCGAGGTACAAACTTTATAGGTGCCTGCAGGGAACTGGGAATCGACACAAATGACTCAGAGTTGACTAAATACCTCTCAGACAAGGGATGTACTTGGATATTTAATCCCCCACACTCGTCTCATATGGGTGGTTCTTGGGAGAGACTCATTGGGGTTGCCAGACGTATCCTTGATGCTATGCTGTTTCAGACGGGCTCCACTCGTCTCACACATGAGGTCTTGAGCACTCTTATGTCTGAAGTAATGGCAATAATCAATGCGAGACCCCTAGTGTCAGTGTCAACCGATCCTGACATGCCTGCCATTCTTACACCTTCAATGTTACTGACACAAAAGACCAACGCTTCCTCAGCCCCTTCTGGATATTTCCACATGAACGATCTTCATGGAAAACAGTGGAAGCAAGTCCAGTGTCTCGCTGACACTTTTTGGAAAAGGTGGAGACAGGAGTACCTGACAACACTGCAGAGACGCAGAAAATGGACAGCAGAAAAGCCAAATGTGAAAGTGGGAGATGTTGTCTTATTGAAAGACAGTCAGACGCACAGAAATGACTGGCCAGTCGGACTTGTGGTCAAAACCTTTCCCAGTACTGACGAAAAGGTCAGGAAAGTAGAACTAAAGGTTGTCAAGCAAGGGATTGCTAAGGTGTTTCTGAGACCAATCTCAGAGATTGTTGTTCTTCTTTCTGAAGCATCCTAGAGGCAAAATATTTTATTTCATAGTGGCACAATTTCATTATACCAGGTGGGGagtgtgctgccatcttgttagaaggtaacagattattttattatagtgattaagagtgactttcattgtgttccatggtgtttagcgccccctagtggagctttctggtacttagaatAATGTACAAAAACCGGAAGTAAAGTAGTCATTCTGCACGCagacaagcagctagaaacaacgctactgtacagttctttcagtgcaactatttcttgttacgcttcagcctcggaaaatatttgtttgtaagttcaattcaagcatattgcaagtgatgataatattgttattgacagaattgcttacttatcaatgttagttggttacatttactcacgcaaattgcattgactttcatggatgccgttagctgtattagtttgctcgtgcgtcatgtaaaagaagtgtaaaacatactatagtttgttactgtttctagtgtaatatgctttgttattgtacagaggtgtttgtacattattagagtaatgaaaggagttggctagttgttactcatagagtaattatctatttggtttgtcgtcatgccagatatatggtaacttggcacttgctttgtatttatgcaacttcaacttgaaatgtataatgtacagctacagtatgtcaatgtgaattgaacactaaagtatattattttctgtatttgcagtttcacaacataaacgttttcaatacattcgttcaagaaaagtcacgccttggaagttttattgaagactcagttgttagctatctgtctagttttgcacgGGAACGCAATTCCAGGGCAGAATAGTGAAAAAAACATCATCACGGCGGGCTCAAGCACAAGAATAATCGCACGTGGTGGTTATGATTCTACGTTCATTAGCCAACAAAGCCTCTGATCCTAGGGATGACCAGCAGTCTACGATGCAGCAACCAGAGGCAAGTGTTcgacagaaagaggaagaggagcgagtaagagagatggaggagcctCTTCAGCACATTGAGACCAAGCCTCAGTCTGCAAGATCAAGGTAATCAAAACAGTCAAGCAGATCCTCAACGGCGAGTTGTGCAGCCATCAAAGCACGTGCCAAGGCGGACGCAGCGCGTGCTCGAGTCTCCTATGCTGAAAAGGAAGCTTCTATGATGAAACAAAAAGCGGAACTGGATGCAAGTTTATATGTTCTCCAAGTTGAGAGAACAGCTGCTGCTGCGTTGGCTGAAGCTGTAGCCTTTGAAGAAGCTGTAGAGTCTGAACGCAGAGAGCTCCACAGAGAACTCAACACAGGGACACAGCCCTTAAGTCCAGTCCAA comes from Coregonus clupeaformis isolate EN_2021a unplaced genomic scaffold, ASM2061545v1 scaf0101, whole genome shotgun sequence and encodes:
- the LOC123483385 gene encoding uncharacterized protein LOC123483385; protein product: MYAVLDEQSNKSLAKTEFFNLFNINDNSAPYTMKTCSGVTETSGRRAVNFMVESIDGHKQLTLPTLIECDMMPDDIMEIPSPDIAHHHPHLQPVVDKIPAVDPDAPILLLLGRDILRVHKSLDADAEIRPDVTAFVTKVSGAQFGSHRFERFSNWKALNRATARLIHVARSFHESADDNNCRGWHQCKKPCSTSELSQAKTAIIHCVQHEAFKEEFKCLEKGKELPKQSTLKKLNPVIDEDGLLRVGGRLSSADLSQDEKHPLIIPRTHHVATLLVRHYHEQVAHQGRHFSDGAIRAAGFWIIGSKHLVSGIIHKCVTCRKVRGKSVDQKMADLPADRLTSEPPFTSVGLDVFGPWNVITRRTRGGSADSKRWAVLFTCMSTRAVHIELIESMSTSRFINALRCFFSIRGPAKVLRSDRGTNFIGACRELGIDTNDSELTKYLSDKGCTWIFNPPHSSHMGGSWERLIGVARRILDAMLFQTGSTRLTHEVLSTLMSEVMAIINARPLVSVSTDPDMPAILTPSMLLTQKTNASSAPSGYFHMNDLHGKQWKQVQCLADTFWKRWRQEYLTTLQRRRKWTAEKPNVKVGDVVLLKDSQTHRNDWPVGLVVKTFPSTDEKVRKVELKVVKQGIAKVFLRPISEIVVLLSEAS